In a genomic window of Streptomyces koelreuteriae:
- a CDS encoding LCP family protein — translation MSDWTDPAADQRAGRDPRRVPSASPLVPPPSIRTAPLPGMSSSAAPGRYDGNVEEPGRRGGDKNARSRNPGTRSTGSRNPRRRAGKSRRFVRTAAVLSTVLALAGAGTYVWADTRLNQDVDLGTLSSRVPPGEGTNYLVVGSDSRDGLSEKDKKDLNTGSTDGRRTDSVILLHTGANGTTMLSLPRDSWVTLPPYVDPDTGRSYRATPDKLNAAFSLGGPDLLVQTVERNTGVHIDHYAEIGFAGFVGVVDAVGGVDMCLDKAVRDKDSGADLQAGCQTLDGSEALAFVRQRKQEAQGDLGRTRNQQKFLAALADKAATPSTLADPSKSFPTLDAGLETLIVDEGTELPDLMKLFEAMKKATAGGGNQLNVPVADPDLRTSKGSAVKWDDRRARALFAAIREDRPPGP, via the coding sequence ATGAGCGACTGGACCGACCCCGCGGCGGACCAGCGGGCGGGACGGGACCCGAGGAGGGTCCCGTCCGCGTCCCCGTTGGTGCCCCCGCCCTCGATCCGTACCGCCCCCTTGCCCGGCATGTCCTCGTCGGCCGCGCCCGGCCGCTACGACGGCAACGTCGAGGAGCCGGGACGAAGAGGCGGCGACAAGAACGCCCGCAGCAGAAACCCCGGCACCAGAAGCACCGGCAGCAGAAACCCCCGGCGCCGGGCCGGAAAGAGCCGCCGCTTCGTGCGTACCGCCGCCGTCCTGTCCACCGTCCTGGCCCTCGCCGGCGCCGGCACCTACGTCTGGGCCGACACCCGGCTCAACCAGGACGTCGACCTCGGCACGCTCAGCAGCCGGGTGCCGCCCGGCGAGGGAACCAACTACCTGGTCGTCGGCTCCGACAGCCGCGACGGACTGTCGGAGAAGGACAAGAAAGACCTCAACACCGGCTCGACCGACGGCCGCCGTACCGACTCGGTGATCCTGCTGCACACCGGGGCGAACGGCACCACGATGCTCAGCCTGCCGCGCGACTCCTGGGTGACCCTCCCGCCCTACGTCGATCCCGACACCGGCCGGAGCTACCGGGCCACGCCCGACAAACTGAACGCGGCGTTCTCGCTGGGCGGCCCCGACCTGCTCGTGCAGACCGTGGAACGCAACACCGGCGTGCACATCGACCACTACGCGGAGATCGGCTTCGCCGGTTTCGTGGGGGTGGTGGACGCGGTCGGCGGCGTCGACATGTGCCTGGACAAGGCCGTACGGGACAAGGACTCCGGCGCCGATCTGCAGGCCGGGTGCCAGACCCTCGACGGCTCCGAGGCGCTGGCCTTCGTACGGCAGCGCAAGCAGGAGGCCCAGGGGGATCTGGGCCGTACCCGCAACCAGCAGAAGTTCCTCGCCGCCCTGGCCGACAAGGCGGCCACCCCGTCCACCCTCGCCGACCCGTCCAAGTCCTTCCCGACCCTGGACGCCGGCCTCGAGACACTCATCGTGGACGAGGGCACCGAACTGCCCGACCTCATGAAGCTGTTCGAGGCCATGAAGAAGGCCACGGCCGGCGGCGGGAACCAGCTCAACGTGCCCGTGGCCGACCCGGACCTGCGGACCTCCAAGGGCAGCGCGGTGAAGTGGGACGACCGGCGGGCCCGCGCCCTGTTCGCGGCGATACGGGAGGACCGCCCGCCCGGCCCATGA
- a CDS encoding WXG100 family type VII secretion target produces the protein MAGQRTVPPNIGWDPTPGSVEDTRELAKRLGKLAGELGTAVRELERIECGAWKGKTAVAFTEYIGEDVTPLIRKSHESFDKASRALHRWANDLQDFQDETDRLEKKAGEKLDAKAEAKEGTDEYGKASGDVTGLIQKVHELEDRYKQAAAKISKELDKAADIAPDEPGFWEKLGNGIADAWDATGDWLKEHADLIKAIGDVMGDITAVLGMLAIVTLPFPPLAAIFGTAALIGAGLTLATHGVAKAAGADVSWATLGLDAVGLLPGIGMFGKGVKVVGAGKAALTAERLGKGFSATKIGSSRVLMSFGKESADISGGLGKAGLVKIGGMSNNVFEVAHGSSGLMSRMGGLSYAGYHQGQLIGSKGANMIPGVAINPFSAGGIALDAGLKVAPKIYGHIAGD, from the coding sequence GTGGCTGGTCAGCGCACCGTCCCTCCCAACATCGGCTGGGACCCCACTCCCGGAAGCGTGGAGGACACCCGGGAACTCGCCAAACGGCTGGGCAAGCTGGCGGGCGAACTGGGCACAGCAGTACGAGAGCTGGAGCGAATAGAGTGCGGCGCCTGGAAGGGCAAGACCGCTGTCGCCTTCACCGAGTACATAGGCGAGGACGTCACCCCGCTCATCCGCAAGAGCCACGAGTCCTTCGACAAGGCATCCCGGGCACTGCACCGTTGGGCCAACGACCTCCAGGACTTCCAGGACGAGACGGACCGGCTGGAGAAGAAGGCCGGGGAGAAGCTCGACGCCAAGGCCGAGGCCAAGGAAGGTACCGACGAGTACGGCAAGGCCTCCGGCGATGTCACCGGCCTCATCCAGAAGGTCCATGAACTCGAGGACCGCTACAAGCAGGCCGCCGCGAAGATCAGCAAGGAGCTGGACAAGGCCGCCGACATCGCCCCCGACGAGCCGGGCTTCTGGGAGAAGCTGGGCAACGGCATCGCGGACGCCTGGGACGCCACCGGCGACTGGCTCAAGGAGCACGCCGACCTGATCAAGGCGATCGGTGACGTGATGGGCGACATCACCGCGGTCCTCGGAATGCTGGCCATCGTCACCCTCCCGTTCCCGCCTCTCGCGGCCATCTTCGGCACCGCCGCACTCATCGGCGCGGGCCTGACGCTGGCGACGCACGGCGTGGCCAAGGCGGCCGGTGCGGATGTGAGCTGGGCCACGCTCGGGCTCGACGCAGTAGGGCTGCTCCCCGGCATCGGAATGTTCGGCAAGGGAGTCAAGGTGGTCGGCGCGGGCAAGGCCGCGTTGACGGCAGAGAGGCTCGGCAAGGGCTTCAGTGCGACCAAGATCGGCAGTTCGCGAGTTCTGATGTCCTTCGGCAAGGAGTCCGCGGATATTTCCGGAGGGCTCGGCAAGGCCGGCTTGGTGAAGATCGGCGGCATGTCCAACAACGTCTTCGAGGTTGCGCACGGCAGCAGCGGCTTGATGTCTCGCATGGGTGGCCTCTCTTACGCGGGCTACCATCAAGGGCAGCTGATCGGCTCCAAGGGAGCCAACATGATTCCGGGGGTGGCCATCAACCCGTTCAGCGCGGGTGGCATAGCCCTCGACGCCGGCCTCAAAGTTGCCCCCAAGATCTACGGACACATAGCGGGTGACTAG
- a CDS encoding GntR family transcriptional regulator has product MNFQPDAEIDHEGPVTPHRQLAEILRARIKRGDWQPNRPIASESQLVQQYGLARTTVRRAIAVLVEEGLVFTVPQRGTYVSPPTVEHESQA; this is encoded by the coding sequence ATGAACTTCCAGCCTGATGCAGAAATTGATCATGAGGGCCCCGTGACCCCGCACCGTCAGCTCGCCGAGATCCTGCGAGCGCGGATCAAGCGGGGGGACTGGCAGCCCAATCGGCCGATCGCCAGCGAGTCGCAACTGGTTCAGCAGTACGGTCTGGCCCGTACGACGGTGCGCCGGGCGATCGCAGTGCTCGTGGAGGAAGGGCTGGTCTTCACCGTTCCGCAGCGGGGGACCTACGTGTCACCGCCGACCGTAGAGCACGAGTCGCAGGCCTAG
- a CDS encoding acyl-CoA dehydrogenase family protein has translation MTSGTRDTVLPVPPTDTGLVERVRELAPLVRGHALRTERERRVTREVVEALTGTGIQRMNVPRRYGGYQSGLRTQVDALAELSAACGSAGFMTLIQAGCAYVAALFPDEAQDEIFTSPDVRVGGSLIPSATAVPTGDGGYVVNGTSPFATGCRDADWHLLTARIEGRPETVWTAMPVADLEILDDWRVSGLAGSGSNSVVARDVVVPAHRVLPVAPLLGGEFASKANAEDPFYRVPVLLMFCVWATPNALGLARSTLAEFRERIHRRGITYTFYERQNEAPVTHLQTAEAALKISCAEHLTDEIVTLLGERAASGEPYTTEERAGVRARSGYVARLCLEAADLLGSASGASSLHEEVPIQRSVRDLRALNLHAFVHPATNLELYGRVLAGLEPGTPFL, from the coding sequence ATGACTTCGGGCACGCGAGACACCGTTCTGCCTGTACCTCCCACCGACACCGGCCTGGTCGAGCGCGTCCGCGAACTCGCCCCTCTCGTCCGCGGGCACGCCCTGCGGACCGAGCGGGAGCGGCGGGTGACGCGGGAGGTCGTGGAGGCGCTGACCGGGACCGGGATCCAGCGGATGAACGTGCCCCGGCGGTACGGCGGTTATCAGAGCGGTCTGCGCACCCAGGTCGACGCGCTGGCGGAGCTGTCGGCGGCGTGCGGTTCGGCCGGTTTCATGACGCTGATCCAGGCCGGATGCGCGTACGTCGCCGCGCTCTTCCCCGACGAGGCGCAGGACGAGATCTTCACCAGCCCCGACGTGCGCGTCGGCGGCAGCCTGATCCCGAGCGCGACAGCCGTCCCGACGGGCGACGGCGGCTATGTGGTCAACGGGACCTCGCCCTTCGCCACCGGCTGCCGGGACGCCGACTGGCATCTGCTGACCGCCCGGATCGAGGGGCGGCCCGAGACGGTGTGGACGGCCATGCCCGTGGCCGACCTGGAGATCCTCGACGACTGGCGGGTGTCGGGGCTGGCGGGCAGCGGCAGCAACAGTGTCGTGGCGCGCGATGTCGTCGTACCGGCACATCGCGTACTGCCGGTCGCCCCGCTGCTCGGCGGTGAGTTCGCGTCGAAGGCCAACGCGGAGGACCCGTTCTACCGGGTGCCGGTGCTGCTGATGTTCTGCGTCTGGGCGACGCCGAACGCCCTCGGCCTCGCCCGCTCGACCCTCGCCGAGTTCCGCGAGCGGATCCACCGGCGGGGCATCACGTACACCTTCTACGAGCGGCAGAACGAGGCTCCCGTCACGCATCTGCAGACGGCCGAGGCGGCGTTGAAGATCTCCTGCGCCGAGCATCTGACCGACGAGATCGTCACGCTGCTCGGGGAGCGGGCGGCGAGCGGGGAGCCGTACACGACCGAGGAGCGGGCCGGGGTCCGGGCGCGCAGCGGCTATGTGGCGCGGCTCTGCCTGGAGGCCGCCGACCTGCTCGGCTCGGCCTCGGGCGCCTCCTCCCTCCACGAGGAGGTGCCGATCCAGCGGTCCGTACGCGATCTGCGGGCGCTGAACCTGCACGCCTTCGTCCATCCGGCGACCAACCTGGAGCTGTACGGCAGGGTGCTGGCGGGGCTGGAGCCGGGCACGCCGTTCCTCTAG
- a CDS encoding WXG100 family type VII secretion target, with the protein MAKDLDITYQDMREAAKHVVKEKEKLQEKLDALRKYINNLVQSGYVTKSSSKAFDENFDEFVNGTKTTLDGLDGMGDYLTMAADKFEQIDEELAKQARK; encoded by the coding sequence ATGGCCAAGGACCTTGACATCACATATCAGGACATGCGGGAAGCTGCCAAGCATGTCGTGAAGGAGAAGGAAAAGCTCCAGGAGAAGCTCGACGCTCTCCGCAAGTACATCAACAACCTCGTCCAGTCCGGCTACGTCACGAAGAGCTCCTCGAAGGCGTTCGACGAGAACTTCGACGAGTTCGTGAACGGTACGAAGACCACGCTGGACGGTCTGGACGGCATGGGGGACTACCTCACCATGGCGGCCGACAAGTTCGAGCAGATCGACGAGGAACTGGCGAAGCAGGCTCGGAAGTAG
- a CDS encoding putative T7SS-secreted protein, producing the protein MGTGKGKRRPVDWHPLAEKDPIPGDPEDIRDEVRKMKDLASTLRDQAGILRKAADGDALQGNYADKIREKSGDLEKRFRETAARYERVVGDLGKWANELEGFQERADGVLRAAKKADEDHAAEVKKKEAEAKKDDKDGGKKASEESDPNSHLAPYHKQLNQVISDRNSRAQHYAENIDKDISDIIKDSKWEDFKDWVHEHAEAIKTVVDILSWAATIIGVIALLFTPVGWLATAIMLTTIGLTALVGVGHTLLALSGDGSWADVAMDVFALATLGFGSIALKGVKSAATTLKAASRAGRFQRYSNLRKMLDKNIMRYGTDSARGAKAVRAKDALRQIGAKETRPGTNRLDRLLSGEEEVASASKFAKSMRAEFGGNPDVAKAADAMDKAALKFKLNYGAATTVDVGDKLGEKGPYADQYGDAKDVLKREVGSRW; encoded by the coding sequence ATGGGTACGGGCAAGGGCAAGCGGCGACCGGTCGACTGGCACCCGCTGGCAGAGAAGGACCCGATCCCCGGCGACCCGGAGGACATCCGCGATGAGGTCCGCAAGATGAAGGACCTCGCCTCGACCCTCCGCGACCAGGCCGGCATCCTACGCAAGGCCGCCGACGGCGACGCGCTGCAGGGCAATTACGCCGACAAGATCCGCGAGAAGTCCGGCGACCTCGAGAAGCGCTTCCGCGAGACGGCGGCCCGTTACGAACGCGTGGTCGGCGACCTCGGCAAGTGGGCCAACGAACTGGAGGGCTTCCAGGAACGGGCCGACGGCGTCCTACGAGCCGCGAAGAAGGCCGACGAGGACCACGCTGCCGAGGTGAAGAAGAAGGAAGCCGAGGCCAAGAAGGACGACAAAGACGGCGGCAAGAAGGCGTCGGAGGAATCCGACCCCAACAGCCACTTGGCGCCGTACCACAAGCAGCTCAACCAGGTCATCTCCGACCGCAACTCCCGCGCCCAGCATTACGCCGAGAACATCGACAAAGACATCTCGGACATCATCAAGGACAGCAAGTGGGAGGACTTCAAGGACTGGGTTCACGAGCATGCGGAAGCGATCAAAACCGTTGTTGATATCTTGAGCTGGGCAGCGACCATTATCGGAGTCATCGCCCTCCTCTTCACGCCGGTCGGATGGCTGGCGACCGCCATCATGTTGACCACCATCGGCCTTACAGCACTCGTCGGTGTCGGGCACACGCTGTTGGCTCTCTCCGGTGACGGAAGTTGGGCGGATGTCGCCATGGACGTCTTCGCGCTAGCGACCCTGGGATTCGGCAGCATCGCTCTGAAGGGCGTGAAGTCCGCAGCGACAACACTCAAGGCTGCTAGTAGGGCGGGACGGTTCCAGCGGTACTCGAATCTGCGCAAGATGCTCGACAAGAACATCATGCGATACGGCACCGACTCGGCCCGCGGCGCGAAAGCGGTGCGCGCGAAGGATGCACTGCGACAGATCGGGGCCAAGGAAACACGGCCCGGGACGAACCGACTTGACCGCCTGCTGAGCGGCGAGGAGGAGGTCGCCAGTGCGAGCAAGTTCGCCAAGAGCATGCGCGCCGAGTTCGGCGGGAATCCCGATGTGGCGAAGGCAGCCGACGCAATGGACAAAGCCGCACTGAAGTTTAAGCTGAACTACGGGGCTGCCACCACGGTAGACGTGGGTGACAAACTCGGAGAAAAGGGCCCCTACGCGGACCAATACGGTGACGCCAAGGATGTCCTGAAGCGTGAAGTCGGGAGCCGATGGTGA
- a CDS encoding glycosyltransferase, with protein MPDAVAKGGPVIGINRDGIRTGGMPERTVALTFDGGPDPVWTPRLLDLLRRNNARATFFVHGAQAARHPELVRRIRAEGHEIGSNTYTGAVLGESSGPRFEAELELTQSALAGTTGQRTNLLRMPRTTTPDTLCGREWDAARRATGYGYVLVAADKGARKPAQGIVRQLSQTESAYAEARRLLKDRGVERFTTVSDGLGLVPYKSASLVERWSGEGLVWVTRIGQVFSTAMIWILGIAGGLGVLRLLLLALFARAHVRRLERFRTGAPWMGDASGPVTVLVPAYNEEAGIGSTLRSLLDSRHRELQVVVIDDGSSDRTADIAENMGDARVEVVRQPNSGKAAALNTGLAYARHDIVVMVDADTVFEPDAIERIVQPLAHPAVGAVSGNTKVGNRRTLLGRWQHLEYVFGFNLDRRMFEVLECMPTVPGAIGAFRRDAVIGVGGVSEDTLAEDTDLTMALWRAGWRVLYEESAVAWTEVPTSVRQLWRQRYRWCYGTLQAMWKHRGALLGRGTAGRFGRRGLTYLALFQVALPLLAPVIDVYALYGVLFRDPVESAAVWFAFFGVQIVCSGYALRLDGEPVRALWSMPFQIIVYRQLMYLVVIQSLVALLVGSRLRWQRMQRSGTAAEQIGGPVPYKSVPMR; from the coding sequence GTGCCCGATGCCGTGGCGAAGGGCGGGCCCGTGATCGGGATCAACCGGGACGGGATACGGACCGGGGGGATGCCAGAGCGGACCGTCGCGCTGACCTTCGACGGTGGGCCGGACCCCGTATGGACCCCGAGGCTGCTGGATCTTCTCCGCAGGAACAACGCGCGGGCCACCTTCTTCGTGCACGGGGCTCAGGCCGCCCGGCATCCCGAGCTGGTGCGGCGGATCCGGGCCGAGGGGCATGAGATCGGGTCCAACACGTACACCGGGGCCGTGTTGGGGGAGTCGTCCGGGCCCCGTTTCGAGGCCGAGTTGGAGCTGACGCAGAGCGCGCTGGCCGGGACCACCGGGCAGCGGACCAATCTGCTGCGGATGCCTCGGACGACCACCCCCGACACACTCTGCGGCCGCGAGTGGGACGCGGCGCGGCGGGCCACCGGGTACGGGTACGTGCTCGTCGCCGCCGACAAGGGCGCGCGGAAGCCGGCGCAGGGGATCGTCCGGCAGTTGAGCCAGACGGAGAGCGCGTATGCCGAGGCGCGCAGGCTGCTGAAGGACCGGGGCGTCGAACGGTTCACCACCGTGTCCGACGGGCTCGGGCTGGTGCCGTACAAGTCGGCTTCCCTCGTCGAGCGGTGGTCGGGGGAGGGGCTCGTCTGGGTCACGCGGATCGGGCAGGTCTTCTCCACGGCCATGATCTGGATCCTCGGCATCGCCGGCGGGCTCGGTGTGCTGAGGCTGTTGCTGCTGGCCCTGTTCGCGCGGGCGCATGTGCGCCGGCTGGAGCGGTTCCGGACCGGGGCGCCCTGGATGGGGGACGCTTCGGGGCCGGTGACCGTGCTCGTGCCGGCGTACAACGAGGAGGCCGGGATCGGGTCGACCCTGCGGTCGCTGCTCGACTCCCGTCATCGGGAGCTGCAGGTCGTCGTCATCGACGACGGGTCGAGCGACCGGACCGCCGATATCGCCGAGAACATGGGGGACGCGCGGGTGGAGGTGGTGCGGCAGCCCAACTCCGGGAAGGCCGCCGCCCTCAACACCGGGCTCGCGTACGCCCGGCACGACATCGTCGTGATGGTCGACGCCGACACCGTCTTCGAGCCCGACGCCATCGAGCGGATCGTCCAGCCGCTCGCGCACCCGGCCGTGGGCGCCGTCAGCGGCAACACCAAGGTCGGCAACCGGCGCACCCTGCTGGGCAGATGGCAGCACCTCGAGTACGTCTTCGGCTTCAACCTCGACCGGCGCATGTTCGAGGTGCTGGAGTGCATGCCGACCGTGCCGGGCGCCATCGGGGCGTTCCGCCGGGACGCGGTGATCGGCGTCGGCGGGGTCAGCGAGGACACCCTCGCCGAGGACACCGACCTGACGATGGCCCTGTGGCGGGCCGGCTGGCGGGTGCTGTACGAGGAGTCCGCCGTCGCCTGGACCGAAGTGCCCACCAGCGTCAGGCAGTTGTGGCGGCAGCGGTACCGGTGGTGCTACGGCACGCTCCAGGCCATGTGGAAGCACCGCGGCGCGCTCCTCGGCCGGGGGACCGCCGGGCGGTTCGGGCGGCGCGGGCTGACCTACCTCGCGCTCTTCCAGGTCGCGCTGCCGCTGCTCGCGCCCGTCATCGACGTCTACGCCCTGTACGGCGTGCTGTTCCGCGACCCGGTGGAGTCGGCCGCGGTGTGGTTCGCCTTCTTCGGCGTGCAGATCGTCTGCTCCGGCTACGCGCTCAGACTCGACGGGGAGCCGGTGCGGGCGCTGTGGTCGATGCCGTTCCAGATCATCGTCTACCGGCAGTTGATGTATCTCGTCGTCATCCAGTCGCTGGTCGCGCTGCTCGTCGGGAGCCGGCTGCGGTGGCAGCGGATGCAGCGCTCCGGCACGGCCGCTGAACAGATCGGTGGGCCGGTTCCGTATAAGAGCGTGCCTATGCGTTGA
- a CDS encoding CpaF family protein, translating into MTAVDHQLVKRFRQDAGDRIAEQRRQDQVNNVTPMSTEDERQYARAVIAQILEEYARAEINAGRTPLDAETEEQYAAAVHAALFGVGRLQPLLDNPDVENIDINGYDQVFVGYADGREVTADPVAETDEELIELIQVLGAYSGLSSRPFDSANPQLDLRLPDGSRLSAVMDVTRRPALSIRRARMGKVFISDLVGNGTVTPEVAHFMACAVRARKNIMIAGATNAGKTTLLRALANEIPPNERLITVERALELGLDTFADLHPNVVAFEERLPNSEGQGMISMAELVRRSLRMNPSRVIVGEVLGDEIVTMLNAMSQGNDGSLSTIHANSSHEVFNRISTYALQASERLPIEASQMLIAGAVNFVVFIQRRNNYGNGGRLQRMVTSVREVNGVDGRVLSSEVFAEAPDGRVVPHAPIACLEELMAHGYRPTGTWG; encoded by the coding sequence ATGACCGCTGTCGACCACCAGTTGGTCAAGCGGTTCCGCCAGGACGCCGGCGACCGTATCGCCGAGCAGCGCCGACAGGACCAGGTCAACAACGTCACTCCGATGTCCACGGAGGACGAGCGGCAGTACGCGCGTGCCGTCATAGCCCAGATACTGGAGGAGTACGCCCGCGCCGAGATCAACGCGGGCCGTACGCCGCTGGACGCCGAGACCGAGGAGCAGTACGCGGCCGCCGTGCACGCCGCGCTGTTCGGCGTCGGCCGGCTCCAGCCGCTGCTGGACAACCCCGACGTCGAGAACATCGACATCAACGGCTACGACCAGGTCTTCGTCGGATACGCCGACGGCCGCGAGGTGACGGCCGACCCCGTCGCCGAGACCGACGAGGAGCTCATCGAGCTCATCCAGGTGCTCGGCGCGTACTCGGGTCTGTCCTCCCGCCCCTTCGACTCGGCCAACCCGCAGCTCGACCTCCGGCTGCCCGACGGTTCGCGACTGTCGGCCGTCATGGACGTCACCCGGCGCCCCGCCCTGTCCATCCGCCGTGCGCGCATGGGCAAGGTGTTCATCTCCGACCTCGTCGGCAACGGCACGGTGACGCCCGAGGTCGCCCACTTCATGGCCTGTGCGGTCCGCGCCCGCAAGAACATCATGATCGCGGGCGCCACGAACGCCGGCAAGACCACGCTCCTGAGGGCCCTCGCCAACGAGATCCCCCCGAACGAGCGCCTCATCACCGTCGAACGGGCCCTGGAACTCGGCCTCGACACCTTCGCCGACCTGCACCCCAACGTCGTCGCCTTCGAGGAACGCCTGCCCAACTCCGAGGGCCAGGGCATGATCTCGATGGCGGAGCTGGTGCGACGCTCGCTGCGTATGAACCCCTCGCGCGTCATCGTCGGTGAGGTCCTCGGCGACGAGATCGTCACCATGCTCAACGCGATGTCGCAGGGCAACGACGGCTCCCTGTCCACGATCCACGCCAACAGCTCCCACGAGGTCTTCAACCGTATCTCCACCTACGCGTTGCAGGCCTCCGAGCGGCTGCCCATCGAGGCCAGCCAGATGCTGATCGCGGGCGCGGTGAACTTCGTCGTCTTCATCCAGCGGCGCAACAACTACGGCAACGGCGGCCGCCTCCAGCGCATGGTCACCTCCGTCCGCGAGGTCAACGGCGTCGACGGACGCGTCCTGTCCAGCGAGGTCTTCGCGGAGGCTCCCGACGGCCGGGTCGTGCCG
- a CDS encoding NYN domain-containing protein codes for MSTDVKRVTTVLTALLLAALTTTASPAWSADSAGPSAGQRIASALRTSPVYVDEAYADAVPPSRQQQLERQIRRTGLPIKVVLRPLTKGDAFDGNSDILAGTVRDRLPDQRELLLITTDGDFADSLNGYEWPADTHQTRDAVSAAGFLDETRDAGLADLTDKAVELVAEGKGTERYEEAIKDLDDAAAPSATPDGQGDPDDSAATSAASYSGGSAWWLLFGVPVLALAAALAARGGIRPRRAAPAVPQLVFATARAADEAELRRRAEAEVLALGEATQSADLTTTPGLQHALDAYAAAGRVLDEARGLPDLAGVLALVQEGEDALTGTADTALPRCFFHPLHGRAALRTGWRPLGRRDRLDVAVCQECADALRNRRAPEVLTDTDEDGRTVPYFELPAERSVWAATGYGSLKAPLAGINSRRIRAR; via the coding sequence GTGTCCACTGACGTCAAGCGCGTGACCACCGTCCTCACGGCGCTGCTGCTGGCGGCGCTGACCACCACCGCGAGTCCCGCCTGGTCCGCGGACAGCGCCGGGCCGAGCGCCGGGCAGCGCATCGCCAGCGCGTTGCGCACCTCTCCCGTCTACGTCGACGAGGCCTACGCCGATGCCGTACCGCCGTCCCGGCAGCAGCAGTTGGAGCGGCAGATCCGGCGCACGGGCCTGCCGATCAAGGTCGTGCTCAGGCCCCTCACCAAGGGCGACGCCTTCGACGGCAACTCCGACATCCTGGCGGGGACGGTGCGCGACCGGCTCCCGGATCAGCGCGAGCTCCTCCTCATCACGACGGACGGCGACTTCGCGGACTCCCTGAACGGCTACGAGTGGCCCGCCGACACCCACCAGACCCGGGACGCCGTGAGCGCCGCCGGATTCCTGGACGAGACGCGGGACGCGGGACTCGCCGACCTGACCGACAAGGCCGTGGAACTGGTGGCGGAGGGCAAGGGCACGGAGCGGTACGAGGAGGCGATCAAGGACCTGGACGACGCGGCGGCGCCCTCCGCGACGCCCGACGGCCAGGGCGACCCGGACGACTCGGCGGCGACCTCGGCCGCGTCGTACTCGGGCGGCTCCGCCTGGTGGCTGCTCTTCGGCGTACCCGTCCTGGCCCTGGCGGCGGCCCTCGCGGCCCGGGGCGGGATCCGTCCCCGCCGGGCGGCCCCGGCCGTGCCGCAGCTGGTGTTCGCGACGGCCCGCGCGGCCGACGAGGCGGAGCTGCGGCGCCGGGCGGAGGCGGAGGTCCTGGCGCTCGGCGAGGCCACCCAGTCCGCCGACCTCACCACCACGCCGGGCCTCCAGCACGCCCTCGACGCCTACGCCGCCGCCGGCAGGGTCCTCGACGAGGCCCGGGGCCTGCCGGACCTGGCGGGTGTTCTGGCCCTCGTCCAAGAGGGCGAGGACGCCCTGACCGGCACCGCCGACACGGCCCTCCCCCGCTGCTTCTTCCACCCCCTGCACGGCCGCGCCGCCCTGCGCACCGGCTGGCGTCCGCTCGGCCGCCGGGACCGGCTGGACGTGGCGGTGTGCCAGGAGTGCGCGGACGCCCTGCGGAACCGCCGCGCCCCGGAGGTGCTCACCGACACGGACGAGGACGGCCGTACGGTCCCCTACTTCGAGCTGCCGGCCGAGCGGAGCGTATGGGCCGCGACGGGGTACGGCTCGCTGAAGGCGCCGCTGGCCGGGATCAACTCCAGGAGGATCAGGGCCCGTTGA
- a CDS encoding SMI1/KNR4 family protein: MWRESLGDVVTGPWRPPASYAALHAVETSLGRPLPTALRSLLLETDGMEGPYGEDIVWPAGRILDDNLAFRTRPEFRSLYRPFDPLLFFGDNGGGDQFAFVQDLGDGSVHVWDHETDERGLVAPDLGSYLRGALGSDGEDWYR, encoded by the coding sequence ATGTGGCGCGAGTCGCTCGGAGACGTGGTGACAGGGCCCTGGCGCCCTCCCGCGTCCTACGCCGCCCTCCATGCCGTCGAGACGTCTCTGGGCCGGCCCCTGCCAACCGCCCTCCGCTCCCTCCTCCTGGAGACCGACGGAATGGAGGGCCCGTACGGCGAGGACATCGTCTGGCCCGCCGGCCGCATCCTGGACGACAACCTCGCCTTCCGCACCCGACCCGAATTCCGCTCCCTCTACCGCCCCTTCGACCCGTTGCTCTTCTTCGGCGACAACGGCGGAGGAGACCAGTTCGCCTTCGTCCAGGACCTCGGCGACGGCAGCGTCCACGTCTGGGACCACGAGACGGATGAACGCGGCCTCGTGGCGCCCGACCTGGGCAGCTATCTGCGCGGGGCGCTGGGAAGCGACGGAGAGGACTGGTACCGGTAG